Proteins from a single region of Apium graveolens cultivar Ventura chromosome 7, ASM990537v1, whole genome shotgun sequence:
- the LOC141674589 gene encoding uncharacterized protein LOC141674589 — protein MENFNDMKFGIIPVDDDDDVEMMFGIIVSNGPPFFVEIYLQKISTCPLIETSTRVVETSSRVSERSSSRGFDCQTTSSMYVGGDTISSRSLDAYDVVDSALITWEETLEPMELRDGMIFDSKKVLMHTVRDFHIRNHQEIKMVRSSDVYWIIVCKNKDSGCEWSLKARLRKSLGKFQIMETSGPHTCLRTTVTQDHPNLTSHDILELVKDQIVVDPSVKEKVLMATVKSIFGYQTGRRKIRDTKKLAMDEEHGSWEGSYEDLPFLMEALQCFNVGTKVYWVFKEDEMEDRGSLEVFYLFILVSHRFLNDFPYLFNVFVVNEYIISYVEQEVTFKRLLLAFKPCIDGFEHCMPVIHIDGTHLFGPYPGVLLSVVAVDWFSHILPLAFAIVEFENVSSWGWFMDRLRRFVAGRRHGICVISKRHAGIIAAMQQIGWCEPLDHYRFCIRHLATNFCTAHRRKGLKNRLAELASQVQEKKFEFLWEQLLIVAPRTGEWFEDKPLSKWSLAYDGGKRYGMMTTNHTKNWNNAILDARKLLISSLVRALFLKTVEYFDERRLEITTELSKGRLFTNHSSKRLSRSIVRARGHSVKIYDRNSLLFEVVPRKVDQKGGNKHTIMIPEYLCSCGKWQTYRIPCSHVIAYCAHLKLSHESLVDEIYRLDNISMVYNDVFKPIPSKGDSRWPTGINFPTVRHDKDVEKKKGRRKSTRYQNAMDFQAPKGKK, from the coding sequence ATGGAAAATTTCAATGATATGAAATTTGGTATTATTCCggttgatgatgatgatgatgttgagATGATGTTTGGAATTATTGTTTCGAATGGACCTCCTTTCTTTGTTGAAATTTATTTACAAAAAATTTCAACTTGTCCATTGATTGAAACAAGTACGAGAGTTGTGGAAACTAGTTCAAGAGTTTCCGAGAGGAGTAGTAGTAGGGGTTTTGATTGTCAAACTACTAGTAGTATGTATGTTGGTGGTGATACGATTAGTAGTAGAAGTTTGGATGCTTATGATGTTGTTGATTCGGCTTTGATTACATGGGAGGAGACATTGGAGCCAATGGAGTTGAGGGACGGGATGATATTTGACTCAAAAAAAGTGTTGATGCATACGGTTAGAGATTTTCATATCCGGAATCATCAAGAGATTAAGATGGTTAGATCAAGTGATGTGTATTGGATTATTGTTTGTAAGAATAAGGATAGTGGTTGTGAATGGAGTTTAAAAGCTAGGTTGCGAAAATCACTTGGAAAATTTCAAATTATGGAAACTTCAGGACCACACACGTGTTTGCGCACCACCGTTACTCAAGACCATCCTAATTTGACATCTCATGATATTCTTGAACTAGTTAAGGATCAAATCGTTGTCGATCCCTCGGTTAAGGAAAAAGTCTTGATGGCCACGGTGAAAAGTATTTTTGGTTACCAAACGGGAAGAAGGAAGATTAGAGATACGAAAAAGCTAGCAATGGATGAAGAACATGGTTCTTGGGAAGGTTCATATGAAGATCTCCCCTTTTTGATGGAAGCGTTGCAATGTTTTAATGTGGGAACCAAGGTTTATTGGGTTTTTAAGGAGGATGAGATGGAAGATCGTGGGAGCTTAGAGGTATTCTATCTCTTTATACTAGTATCGCatagatttttaaatgattttccaTATTTATTTAATGTTTTTGTAGTTAACGAGTATATTATATCTTATGTGGAACAAGAAGTGACATTCAAGAGACTCTTATTGGCTTTCAAACCATGCATTGATGGATTTGAGCATTGTATGCCTGTCATACATATAGATGGGACTCACCTATTCGGTCCATATCCGGGTGTACTATTGAGTGTTGTGGCAGTGGATTGGTTTAGTCATATTCTTCCACTTGCATTTGCTATTGTCGAATTCGAGAATGTTTCTAGTTGGGGGTGGTTCATGGATAGATTGAGGAGGTTTGTGGCAGGTAGGAGACATGGGATTTGTGTCATTTCTAAAAGACATGCTGGTATTATTGCTGCTATGCAACAAATAGGATGGTGCGAGCCCCTTGACCATTATAGGTTTTGCATTAGACACTTGGCTACAAATTTTTGTACTGCACATAGGAGAAAGGGTTTGAAAAATAGGTTAGCTGAGTTGGCTTCTCAGGTGCAAGAGAAGAAATTTGAATTTTTATGGGAACAATTGTTGATTGTGGCGCCTAGGACGGGAGAATGGTTTGAGGATAAACCATTAAGTAAATGGTCTTTAGCATATGATGGAGGGAAACGTTATGGCATGATGACCACCAACCATACGAAAAATTGGAACAACGCAATCCTTGATGCTAGAAAACTCCTGATTAGTTCATTGGTTAGAGCACTATTTTTGAAGACGGTTGAGTATTTTGATGAAAGGCGTTTGGAAATTACAACCGAATTATCTAAAGGTCGATTGTTTACTAATCATTCAAGCAAGAGGTTGAGTCGGTCCATTGTGCGTGCTAGGGGTCATAGTGTTAAAATTTATGATCGAAATTCATTGTTGTTTGAAGTAGTCCCTAGAAAGGTTGATCAAAAGGGGGGGAATAAACATACCATTATGATTCCCGAGTACTTGTGTTCTTGTGGGAAATGGCAAACGTATCGTATTCCTTGTTCTCATGTTATAGCATATTGTGCGCATTTGAAATTGAGCCATGAATCGTTGGTTGACGAAATCTATAGGTTAGACAATATATCGATGGTTTACAATGATGTTTTCAAACCCATTCCAAGCAAAGGAGATTCTCGTTGGCCGACGGGTATTAATTTTCCAACCGTGAGACATGACAAAGATGTTGAGAAAAAGAAAGGAAGAAGGAAGTCGACGAGGTATCAAAATGCGATGGATTTTCAAGCACCCAAGGGGAAAAAATGA
- the LOC141672846 gene encoding pentatricopeptide repeat-containing protein At3g03580: MTSSNLQFQVLKALSSSSTLNQLQKIHTLLIVSGLDQINFFSGKLMSKYAHFKHPFASLSIFRHISPTQNVYLYNTIIRAMTHNALFSHAFTFYFQMFSMKVHPDRYTFPSLINACAGFLNVSMGNIVHHHVLLMGFHSDLYVANALIDMYARFNQLPKARYVFDSMPHRDIVSWNSIISGYSSNGYWEEALNLFKDLRKFGQVHDFATVSSVLPACGGLVAFVDGELVHGLVDKTGMRDDTVLSNGLLSMYFKFDNLEYCRKLFDETVAKDTITWNIVICGYSQSGLYEESIELFQDMVSKFEPDLLTITSVLRACTHIGELNYAKLVHKYMTRKGYTCDTTASNILISMYSKCSDMVTAREIFDRIKYPDLVSWNSLINGYFRNGCFAESVNMFKMLKVVLGPDFVTYLTLLSMSTQLVNLSQVKQIHSDLIKVGYDSCLVVGNALVDAYAKCGSTKDSLIQFDSMKCRDIVTWNSIIAACVHFDECDIGFKMINQMRRDGVTPDEATMLGLLPICSVLLAKRQGKEIHACILRLGYHLHVPIGNALIEMYSKCGSLKNSVMIFEHMKTKDVVTWTSLISAYGIYGEGRKAISAFEEMKRTVISPDHIIFVSVIHACSHSGLVEEGQAYFNRMKKDYNIEPRFEHYASVVDLLSRSGLLAEAEEFIFSMPFKPDESIWGSLLSACRSSSDVKIAERVAERIVELNSENTGYHILVSNVYATLGKWDKVRTLRKSLKHKGLKKDPGCSWLQIHNKVYVFGAGDRHLEQYEEVNKFLELLDALLRKEGYVADLKFVLHDVDDDEKRDMLCSHSERIAIAFGLLNTKPGTPLQIMKNLRVCGDCHTFTKYISKIVQRELLVRDANRFHLFKDGVCSCKDLW, encoded by the coding sequence ATGACAAGTTCAAACTTACAATTTCAAGTATTAAAAGCTTTGTCTTCCTCTTCAACACTTAATCAACTCCAAAAAATCCATACTTTATTGATAGTCTCTGGACTTGATCAAATTAACTTCTTCTCTGGAAAGTTGATGAGCAAATATGCCCATTTCAAACACCCTTTTGCTTCCTTATCAATATTTCGCCATATCTCACCTACCCAAAATGTTTATCTTTATAATACCATTATTAGAGCTATGACCCATAATGCTCTTTTTTCTCATGCTTTTACTTTTTATTTTCAAATGTTCAGCATGAAAGTCCATCCTGATAGATATACATTTCCATCTCTTATCAATGCTTGTGCTGGTTTTTTAAATGTTTCTATGGGTAATATTGTGCATCATCATGTTCTGCTAATGGGCTTTCACTCTGATTTGTATGTTGCTAATGCTTTAATTGATATGTACGCAAGATTTAACCAATTGCCCAAAGCGCGTTATGTGTTCGATAGCATGCCTCACAGAGATATTGTTTCTTGGAACAGTATTATTTCAGGGTATAGCTCCAATGGTTATTGGGAGGAAGCACTCAACTTGTTTAAAGATTTAAGGAAGTTTGGTCAAGTACATGATTTTGCTACTGTGTCCAGTGTTTTACCTGCGTGTGGTGGTTTAGTCGCCTTTGTTGATGGTGAACTAGTGCATGGGTTAGTAGACAAGACTGGGATGAGGGATGATACAGTTCTGAGCAACGGTCTTCTTTCTATGTATTTTAAGTTTGATAACTTGGAATATTGTCGTAAACTTTTTGATGAAACCGTCGCTAAAGACACTATTACGTGGAACATTGTCATATGTGGTTACTCTCAATCAGGCTTGTATGAAGAATCAATAGAGCTGTTTCAGGATATGGTTTCTAAATTTGAGCCAGATTTATTGACAATCACATCTGTACTTCGTGCTTGTACTCACATTGGGGAATTGAATTACGCAAAATTGGTTCATAAATACATGACGAGAAAAGGATACACCTGTGATACTACAGCCAGTAACATTCTCATTAGTATGTATTCAAAATGTAGTGATATGGTGACTGCAAGGGAAATATTTGACAGAATAAAGTACCCGGATTTAGTTTCATGGAATTCATTAATCAATGGTTATTTTAGAAATGGTTGTTTTGCAGAATCTGTAAACATGTTTAAGATGCTTAAAGTGGTGTTGGGGCCTGACTTTGTAACCTACTTGACACTTCTTTCTATGTCTACTCAGTTGGTTAACTTGAGTCAAGTAAAGCAAATTCATTCTGATCTAATAAAGGTGGgatatgattcatgtttagttgtAGGAAATGCTCTTGTGGACGCATATGCCAAATGTGGCAGTACCAAGGATTCCTTGATTCAATTTGACAGCATGAAATGTCGTGATATTGTAACTTGGAACTCTATTATTGCTGCATGTGTTCATTTCGATGAATGCGACATAGGGTTCAAAATGATTAACCAAATGAGAAGGGATGGGGTAACGCCAGATGAGGCTACCATGCTAGGTTTGCTTCCTATTTGTTCTGTACTTTTAGCTAAGAGACAGGGAAAGGAGATTCATGCTTGTATTTTGAGGTTAGGATATCATCTACATGTCCCAATCGGGAACGCGCTAATAGAGATGTATTCAAAGTGTGGTTCTTTAAAGAATTCCGTTATGATATTTGAGCATATGAAAACCAAAGATGTAGTTACATGGACGTCATTAATCTCTGCATATGGGATATATGGTGAAGGAAGGAAAGCGATAAGTGCTTTTGAGGAGATGAAGAGAACAGTTATTAGTCCTGATCATATAATTTTTGTTTCTGTTATACATGCATGTAGTCATTCTGGTTTGGTGGAAGAAGGCCAGGCTTACTTTAATCGTATGAAGAAAGACTACAACATCGAGCCTCGGTTTGAGCATTATGCTTCTGTAGTTGATCTTCTGTCACGATCTGGATTGTTAGCTGAAGCTGAGGAGTTTATCTTTTCTATGCCATTCAAACCAGATGAAAGTATATGGGGATCTTTGCTTAGTGCTTGCCGATCAAGTAGTGATGTCAAGATTGCCGAACGTGTGGCAGAACGTATTGTTGAACTGAATTCTGAGAATACTGGTTATCATATATTAGTTTCAAATGTGTATGCAACGTTAGGGAAGTGGGATAAAGTGAGAACACTTAGGAAATCACTGAAACATAAAGGACTGAAAAAAGACCCTGGTTGTAGTTGGCTGCAGATACATAACAAGGTTTATGTTTTTGGCGCCGGGGACAGGCACCTTGAACAATATGAAGAGGTTAATAAATTTCTAGAGCTCCTTGATGCTCTATTAAGAAAGGAGGGGTATGTTGCcgatttaaaatttgttttgcATGATGTTGATGATGATGAGAAGAGAGATATGCTTTGTAGCCACAGTGAAAGAATTGCAATAGCATTTGGATTGTTAAATACAAAACCAGGTACTCCTCTGCAGATTATGAAGAATCTGCGAGTATGTGGAGATTGTCACACTTTCACCAAGTACATATCGAAGATTGTGCAACGAGAACTATTAGTTAGAGATGCAAATCGCTTCCATTTGTTCAAGGATGGAGTATGCAGTTGTAAAGACCTCTGGTGA
- the LOC141672847 gene encoding putative glutathione S-transferase yields MAEVTLFRTISSPFALRIVWALKLKTIEFDTVMEDFPHKSALLLKYNPVHKKVPVFVHNGKPISESLVILEYIEETWKQTPLFPEDPMERATARFWAKFGDEKLLTSIFQSVLRKGKEQEEAKLDARKNLEYVEEQLRGKRFFGGQTIGFLDLVLGWMANLIGILEETSGQDIIKQEQCPLLFKWIQDFSEVPIIKESMPPRDKLISKFQALQQA; encoded by the exons ATGGCGGAAGTAACGCTTTTCAGAACAATTTCAAGCCCGTTTGCCTTGAGGATTGTTTGGGCATTGAAGCTTAAGACCATAGAATTTGATACAGTAATGGAAGATTTTCCGCACAAGAGTGCTTTGCTTTTGAAATACAATCCAGTTCATAAGAAGGTTCCTGTATTTGTTCACAATGGAAAACCAATATCAGAATCACTCGTAATTCTCGAGTATATAGAAGAAACATGGAAACAAACTCCTCTTTTTCCTGAAGATCCAATGGAGAGAGCAACGGCTCGTTTCTGGGCCAAATTTGGCGACGAAAAG CTTTTGACATCGATATTTCAAAGTGTTCTAAGAAAAGGCAAAGAGCAAGAGGAAGCAAAGTTAGATGCCAGGAAGAACCTAGAATATGTTGAGGAACAGCTCAGGGGAAAGAGGTTCTTTGGAGGACAGACAATTGGATTCCTAGATCTTGTACTGGGTTGGATGGCCAATCTCATAGGTATTTTAGAAGAAACGAGTGGTCAAGATATCATTAAACAAGAACAATGTCCATTGCTATTTAAATGGATACAGGACTTTTCAGAAGTTCCAATTATTAAAGAAAGCATGCCTCCAAGGGACAAGCTAATTTCCAAGTTTCAAGCCTTGCAACAAGCCTGA